In the genome of Raphanus sativus cultivar WK10039 chromosome 4, ASM80110v3, whole genome shotgun sequence, one region contains:
- the LOC130511164 gene encoding uncharacterized protein LOC130511164, with protein MRLLAGLTDDAAKELQSFSKWILDVGDGKINLPKDGQLPGEDKVYLSSNSIIPSDVDVEENVVYPTEFLNSVKVAGMPRHNLKLKVGAPIMCVRNLDLADSLCNGTRLIVTQLLPHVIEGRIITANSIAGDKVWIPRMYVSSPDTKFPFRMRRRQFPVTLAFAMTINKSQGQTLESVGLFLPRPVFSHGQLYVALSRVMSRSGLKILITGKERKPETKTLNVVYKQVFQNIP; from the exons ATGAGATTGCTCGCTGGTCTTACTGATGATGCAGCAAAAGAGCTTCAATCCTTCTCAAAATGGATTTTGGATGTTGGAgatggaaaaataaatttgcCTAAGGACGGTCAA ttgccag GTGAAGACAAGGTTTACCTTAGCTCTAACAGTATAATCCCATCCGATGTTGATGTAGAAGAAAATGTGGTATATCCAACAGAGTTTTTGAACAGTGTCAAAGTGGCAGGAATGCCAAGACATAATTTGAAGCTGAAGGTTGGTGCTCCTATTATGTGTGTCCGTAACTTGGATTTGGCAGATAGCTTATGCAATGGTACTAGGCTAATTGTTACTCAGTTACTCCCCCATGTGATAGAAGGTAGAATTATAACCGCAAACAGTATTGCTGGAGACAAAGTCTGGATTCCTAGAATGTATGTCAGTTCACCTGACACAAAGTTTCCCTTCAGAATGCGTCGAAGACAGTTTCCCGTTACATTGGCTTTCGCGATGACCATCAACAAAAGTCAAGGTCAAACACTAGAAAGTGTTGGTTTGTTTTTGCCTAGGCCAGTGTTCTCTCATGGTCAGCTATACGTTGCACTTTCAAGAGTTATGTCGAGATCTGgattaaaaatcctaataactggtaaagaaaggaagccggagacaaaaacattgaatgttgtctacaaacaagtttttcaaaatattccgtAG